One segment of Ignavibacteria bacterium DNA contains the following:
- a CDS encoding aromatic amino acid ammonia-lyase: protein MPVTVTGKNLKIEDVYNVAVKNDKVELHPDAIERIKKCRAFLEKRIEAKEIMYGVNTGIGELVNVVLNENEIKEFQKYLIYNHAAGIGEPFPIEIVRGAMLARINVHANGLSGCRPEITQTYVEMLNKGVTPVVCTKGSVGACGDLSPMSQIALSLMGEGESFYEGKRMPTIKALKKAGIPVPGLQARDGLSAINGSNVMNAMGCLQVYEIERLLKQAEIAATMSLEALMANLKPYDARLHQLRGFRGAITSAENIKKMIEGSDLLGKVKVKVQDAYSMRSTPQVIGAARDQLRWTREQVEIELNGIGDNPIFIPDDEVVLTGANFQGSPISVPLDMLGASLTMVCVLSERRLNRLLHPALSVGLPAFLTKGAGMFSGHMLSQYTADMLIVEQRILSMPASIQSIPAAADQEDFVSMGMNTALKNRQIIENAWGILGIEYIAAAQAIDFRDYSVGKGTKAAHRAVRKVVEHLDIDRPLFKDHNNMMVCVKSHDILKAVETEIGELKTY from the coding sequence ATGCCAGTAACAGTAACAGGAAAGAATCTAAAGATAGAAGACGTCTACAACGTAGCAGTAAAGAACGATAAAGTTGAACTTCATCCTGATGCCATTGAAAGAATTAAAAAGTGCAGAGCATTTCTTGAGAAGAGAATAGAAGCCAAAGAAATCATGTACGGTGTAAATACAGGAATAGGAGAACTTGTAAACGTTGTACTGAATGAGAATGAAATAAAAGAGTTTCAGAAGTATTTAATCTACAATCATGCGGCAGGTATAGGAGAACCATTTCCAATTGAGATTGTAAGAGGCGCGATGCTTGCCAGGATTAATGTACATGCAAACGGTCTTTCCGGATGTAGACCGGAGATAACACAGACATACGTTGAAATGCTGAATAAAGGAGTAACACCGGTTGTATGCACGAAAGGCAGCGTAGGAGCATGCGGAGACTTATCCCCGATGAGCCAGATCGCACTTTCTTTGATGGGAGAGGGCGAATCTTTTTATGAAGGAAAGAGAATGCCAACGATTAAAGCGTTAAAGAAAGCGGGAATACCCGTACCCGGATTACAGGCACGTGACGGTCTATCGGCAATAAACGGCAGTAATGTTATGAATGCAATGGGGTGCCTGCAGGTTTACGAAATTGAAAGACTTTTAAAGCAAGCTGAGATAGCTGCAACTATGTCGTTAGAGGCACTTATGGCAAACCTTAAACCTTACGATGCAAGATTACATCAGTTAAGAGGATTCAGGGGTGCAATAACTTCAGCTGAAAATATAAAAAAGATGATTGAGGGTTCGGATTTACTTGGCAAGGTAAAGGTAAAAGTACAGGATGCATATTCGATGCGTTCGACTCCGCAGGTGATTGGTGCTGCAAGAGACCAACTGAGATGGACTCGCGAGCAGGTAGAGATAGAACTGAACGGGATAGGCGACAATCCGATTTTCATACCGGATGATGAAGTGGTATTAACCGGCGCGAATTTTCAAGGTTCACCGATAAGCGTACCACTTGATATGCTTGGTGCATCGCTTACAATGGTATGTGTACTTTCAGAGAGAAGATTAAACAGATTGCTGCATCCGGCATTAAGTGTTGGTCTGCCGGCATTTTTGACAAAAGGTGCCGGAATGTTTTCAGGACATATGCTGAGCCAGTACACGGCTGACATGCTAATTGTTGAGCAGAGAATACTATCTATGCCTGCTTCAATACAATCGATTCCTGCTGCTGCTGATCAAGAAGATTTTGTGAGTATGGGTATGAATACAGCTTTAAAGAACAGGCAGATAATTGAAAATGCATGGGGAATACTCGGGATAGAATATATTGCGGCAGCACAAGCCATTGATTTCAGAGATTACAGTGTAGGAAAAGGAACGAAGGCAGCGCATAGGGCAGTGAGGAAAGTAGTTG
- a CDS encoding response regulator: MPDTKDSYKVLILEDNINDSNLIKIELSHNIEANLIFKTVNSKNDFINSLKDFIPDIVISDFNLPQFNGFEALALTIEHDKNLPFIISTGSLTEEHAADSIKLGAWDYVVKERLHRLPTAFVNALKIKKERINRLQIEKDLRDSQMFVQNLAQASPVGIFRTKVDGCVTYVNPKWSELTGLKSADSMDLNWTSVLHPEDKEKLSGLFDNHGSSVELRFLKSDGDVGWVIANTVPEITDGKTIGYIGTITDITDRKNIESEIIKEKERAEASDKLKTAFMNNISHEIRTPLNGILGFSSLLFEPDITDDDRKSYFDIIDSSSKRLIQTITDYMDISLITSGSVSVDNTMFKLIDLLDEIYNLNKPLFVKKGIKFEFNIPPDLRSINIDVDRELLSKVFQHLIDNALKFTQKGKVILGGEMKKGFVELYVKDTGVGISKDVLAIIFDDFMQEDSSSSRGYEGSGLGLAIVKGFIKILGGSIKVDSEKRIGSTFTFTIPCNNKEPINSIDNKKSEIICNSIPVILIAEDDDFNFFYLRTILKNYFELIHAKDGGEVLELFNANPDIQLILMDIKMPVLNGIEVTKKIRETNKDIPIIAVTAYAQKGDYERCIHAGCNEYVTKPIQRELLFDTIKKFGITVKNRAKS, encoded by the coding sequence ATGCCGGACACTAAAGATTCTTACAAAGTACTTATTCTTGAAGATAACATAAATGATTCGAACCTCATTAAAATCGAATTATCTCATAATATCGAAGCCAACTTGATTTTTAAAACTGTAAACAGCAAAAACGATTTCATAAATTCATTAAAAGATTTCATTCCCGATATTGTAATAAGCGATTTTAACCTGCCTCAATTCAACGGTTTCGAGGCTCTTGCATTGACCATTGAACATGATAAGAATCTTCCTTTTATAATTTCTACCGGTTCTTTGACTGAGGAACATGCTGCTGATTCAATCAAACTCGGTGCTTGGGATTATGTTGTTAAAGAAAGACTGCACCGCCTTCCGACAGCTTTCGTAAACGCATTGAAAATCAAAAAAGAGAGAATTAATAGACTTCAGATTGAAAAAGATTTACGGGATAGTCAGATGTTTGTTCAAAATCTTGCCCAAGCGTCTCCTGTCGGTATTTTTCGTACTAAAGTTGATGGTTGCGTTACTTATGTTAATCCGAAATGGTCCGAATTAACTGGACTTAAATCTGCTGATTCAATGGATCTAAATTGGACTTCAGTACTTCATCCCGAAGATAAAGAAAAATTATCTGGTTTGTTTGATAATCATGGCTCTTCTGTTGAGTTGAGATTTTTAAAATCGGATGGCGATGTTGGTTGGGTCATTGCTAATACTGTACCTGAAATCACAGACGGGAAAACTATTGGCTACATTGGTACTATTACTGATATTACGGATAGGAAAAATATTGAATCTGAAATTATAAAAGAGAAGGAAAGAGCTGAAGCAAGCGATAAACTTAAAACTGCTTTCATGAACAATATATCCCATGAAATACGAACTCCGTTAAATGGAATTCTTGGTTTTTCTTCTTTGCTTTTTGAACCTGATATCACAGATGATGATCGAAAATCTTACTTTGATATCATCGATAGCAGCAGTAAAAGACTCATTCAGACTATTACTGATTATATGGATATTTCGCTTATCACCTCAGGTAGTGTTAGTGTGGATAATACAATGTTTAAACTGATTGATTTACTCGATGAGATATACAACTTGAATAAGCCGCTTTTTGTGAAAAAGGGAATAAAATTTGAATTTAATATCCCTCCGGATTTAAGGAGTATTAATATTGATGTTGACAGAGAATTGTTGAGTAAGGTCTTTCAGCATCTTATTGATAATGCCCTTAAGTTTACCCAAAAGGGGAAAGTCATTCTTGGCGGTGAAATGAAAAAGGGTTTTGTAGAATTGTATGTTAAGGATACAGGTGTTGGAATAAGTAAAGATGTCCTTGCTATTATTTTTGATGATTTTATGCAGGAAGATTCATCCTCGTCTCGAGGTTATGAAGGCAGCGGTCTTGGACTTGCTATTGTGAAAGGATTTATAAAAATACTCGGAGGCTCAATTAAAGTTGATTCCGAAAAAAGAATCGGCAGTACTTTTACTTTTACTATTCCTTGTAATAATAAAGAACCTATAAATTCAATTGATAATAAGAAATCCGAAATAATTTGTAACTCAATTCCTGTTATTCTTATAGCTGAGGATGATGATTTTAACTTCTTCTACCTACGGACTATCCTGAAGAATTATTTCGAATTAATTCATGCTAAAGACGGTGGAGAGGTTCTTGAATTGTTTAACGCAAATCCTGATATTCAACTTATTTTGATGGATATAAAAATGCCTGTTCTAAATGGAATAGAAGTCACTAAGAAAATCAGGGAAACAAATAAAGATATACCCATTATTGCTGTTACTGCCTATGCTCAAAAAGGAGACTATGAAAGATGTATCCATGCAGGCTGTAATGAATATGTAACTAAACCTATCCAGAGAGAATTGTTATTCGATACTATCAAAAAATTTGGAATTACCGTTAAAAACAGAGCAAAAAGTTGA
- a CDS encoding VWA domain-containing protein, with amino-acid sequence MKKYTNSAIVLLIILSLSIVYVSCNKDENPLVPPSDVTSIQANGTIQQNTRTNATGTLIVVDQNGAPVSGISGSNVTAYMRWPAKVADSVAGAVTVTSNTGSGKNVSGAVTMDYSGSMGSSQIQCMEDGVKTYINAMGSNDQSEIIKFDDVVIVAQPFTNNKALLINAVDSNFSLGGSTALYQSIYKGTTDLIPVSGTSYTKAVIAFTDGGENASSVSRATMISTALNNAIPVYSIFLYNDTTNSLARDMRNIADTTGGFFFWAKPDATCSSSLTGVYNTIKGQISGSYSMDINWPASTLPPTGTLVRVTIIISFNGMKSSFTKTYNIL; translated from the coding sequence ATGAAAAAGTACACTAATTCAGCAATTGTGCTGCTGATAATCTTATCTCTCAGCATAGTTTATGTATCCTGCAACAAAGATGAAAATCCCCTTGTTCCCCCAAGTGATGTTACATCTATTCAGGCGAACGGTACCATTCAGCAGAATACTCGTACTAATGCAACTGGTACTCTAATTGTTGTTGACCAAAATGGTGCACCGGTTTCGGGTATTTCTGGTTCAAATGTAACAGCATACATGAGATGGCCTGCTAAGGTTGCGGATTCTGTCGCGGGTGCGGTTACTGTTACTTCAAACACTGGTTCAGGAAAAAATGTCTCTGGTGCCGTTACTATGGACTACAGTGGAAGCATGGGTTCTTCTCAGATTCAGTGTATGGAAGATGGTGTAAAAACATACATAAACGCTATGGGCTCAAATGACCAGTCCGAAATTATTAAATTCGACGATGTGGTTATCGTAGCTCAACCTTTTACCAACAATAAAGCTCTGCTTATTAACGCTGTTGACAGTAATTTTAGTCTCGGTGGAAGTACTGCTTTATATCAGTCTATTTACAAAGGAACAACCGACCTGATACCTGTGAGTGGAACGTCGTACACTAAAGCTGTTATTGCTTTTACTGACGGTGGTGAAAATGCTTCATCAGTATCAAGAGCTACTATGATTAGTACAGCTCTGAATAACGCTATTCCTGTTTACTCTATTTTCTTGTATAACGATACTACAAATTCTCTTGCAAGAGATATGAGAAATATTGCTGATACAACTGGCGGATTCTTCTTCTGGGCTAAACCCGATGCAACTTGTTCTTCTTCATTAACGGGTGTGTATAATACTATTAAAGGTCAGATTTCAGGTTCCTATTCTATGGACATAAATTGGCCGGCAAGTACATTACCTCCTACTGGTACATTAGTTAGGGTAACCATAATAATTAGTTTCAACGGAATGAAATCATCATTTACAAAAACTTATAATATCTTGTAA
- a CDS encoding choice-of-anchor D domain-containing protein — protein sequence MKKTILIFLLVFSGLLQSQTLINSYPFPYYSPYNYFWGITVKNDTLWAGSDYTGGTSYPFSKLFKITKTGVLVDSLTTSLTFNHGLAWDGSGFWIAESYRSSGARLYKINLAGAKIDSIYTGSYAQGIGGVALDGNYLWFSTYYPDYASYPYSYAYKMNLSTKTLVDTIPLRGRQVYGIAVKGDTILYVTSSFQGDAERIYGFRKAIGDTLFSFSAPDPDNDCDPKGLHWDGQYLWLVAYRVGNNVYPYRNIYKYGLTGGGTPIITASSVNFDFGNTLIGSTTTRNLLVTNNGTSNLIITGKNFNNPRFGIQQNSVPDTLIPQQSKSYTLSFSPLVFGNDSAVLSLSSNDPATPIKNISLKGRGIYTGSFAYFPITSYNYGERRQNSLCGFTLPISNRGNAPLVINSITLASNRFRLDTVGLTFPVVIDTQKTQSFRIWYNPNQVGNYKDSVKIISNSINLPTAYIPLSGSVIISQYQLGTILWQGVIPDNPNSVYNNYKPISIKQINDVNADGYNDILVATDNYQTICFNGNSSVTSDILWIFNTYSSSSNIGSVTYEEAMQIRDDIDGDGIQDVVIGCGAGNENVYTISGRTGRMIWVFGDSTSSNQGAINGIRVDKDYNGDGIKDVLASASGTGEPATPGRRSVYCLNGINGNVIFQNSQTDWEFLMDVANNQIGGAVSVHNNYGPYAVRGFNNTGTNLWTYSSADVVWQLSDVNSINADTIRDFLGFEGFNGKILSLNGSTGQEIWSRNLGNSVNGNMKIMQDYNFGNNIYRVMVSGAKTLHLIDPVTSTSQWSNPLDNSYVFGVCQLNYGQFYTPNVVAATFANHVYVCNFQTGSILFEYSFGSGGPATAAEKVSSLKSLRGINSFGCSDEFVAGSRDGRIICFSGGSFLTPGVQTISNNVPDKYKLEQNYPNPFNPSTAIRFQLPVAGNVKLIIYDLQGREIETLVNERLEAGEYQTEWNVKNYSNGVYFYILSAGNYRETKKMIVLK from the coding sequence ATGAAAAAAACGATTCTAATTTTTTTACTTGTTTTTTCAGGTTTGTTACAATCACAAACATTAATAAATTCATATCCCTTCCCGTACTATAGTCCTTATAATTATTTCTGGGGTATAACTGTAAAAAACGATACTCTTTGGGCAGGCTCGGATTATACCGGCGGGACTTCTTATCCCTTTTCCAAATTATTTAAAATTACAAAAACGGGAGTTTTAGTTGACAGTCTAACAACTTCTTTAACATTTAATCATGGTTTGGCGTGGGATGGAAGCGGGTTTTGGATTGCAGAATCTTACCGCTCTTCTGGAGCAAGATTATATAAAATAAATCTTGCCGGTGCGAAAATTGACAGTATCTATACTGGTTCCTACGCACAAGGGATTGGCGGTGTTGCTCTTGACGGTAATTATCTCTGGTTCTCAACTTATTATCCTGATTATGCTTCTTATCCTTATTCTTATGCTTATAAAATGAACTTATCTACAAAAACTCTCGTAGATACTATTCCTTTAAGAGGCAGGCAAGTATATGGTATCGCTGTTAAAGGTGATACTATTCTTTATGTAACGAGTAGTTTTCAGGGAGATGCTGAACGTATTTATGGTTTCAGAAAAGCTATTGGTGATACATTGTTCTCTTTCTCTGCACCCGACCCTGATAATGACTGCGACCCAAAAGGTTTACATTGGGACGGACAATATTTGTGGTTAGTCGCATACAGAGTAGGTAATAATGTTTATCCATACAGAAATATTTATAAGTACGGATTGACCGGCGGTGGAACACCTATTATTACTGCCTCATCGGTAAACTTCGATTTCGGAAATACTTTAATAGGTTCAACTACTACACGTAATTTATTAGTGACAAATAACGGTACATCGAATCTAATAATCACCGGAAAAAATTTCAACAACCCAAGATTTGGAATACAGCAGAATTCCGTTCCCGATACCTTAATCCCTCAGCAGTCTAAAAGTTATACCTTATCATTCTCTCCTCTTGTTTTTGGAAATGATTCAGCTGTGTTATCTTTATCAAGCAATGATCCGGCAACTCCAATAAAAAATATTTCATTAAAAGGTAGAGGAATTTATACTGGTTCATTCGCTTATTTTCCAATTACAAGTTACAACTATGGCGAAAGAAGGCAGAATTCTTTGTGCGGTTTTACCCTTCCGATATCAAACAGGGGAAATGCTCCTTTAGTAATTAATTCTATTACCTTGGCTTCAAATCGTTTTAGGTTAGATACTGTTGGTTTGACTTTTCCTGTCGTAATCGATACCCAAAAAACCCAATCGTTTAGAATTTGGTATAATCCGAATCAAGTTGGAAATTATAAAGATTCTGTAAAAATAATTTCAAACTCAATAAATTTACCCACAGCTTATATACCGCTTTCAGGGAGTGTTATCATTTCACAATATCAGTTAGGTACAATTCTGTGGCAGGGAGTAATTCCCGATAACCCGAACTCTGTTTATAACAATTACAAACCCATTAGCATAAAGCAAATTAACGATGTTAACGCGGACGGTTATAATGATATTCTCGTAGCCACTGATAATTATCAAACAATTTGTTTTAACGGAAATTCTTCTGTTACTTCTGATATACTCTGGATTTTCAATACATACTCATCTTCCAGTAATATTGGGTCAGTGACTTATGAGGAGGCAATGCAAATCCGGGATGATATTGACGGCGACGGTATTCAGGATGTTGTAATTGGTTGTGGTGCTGGTAATGAAAATGTTTATACAATTTCCGGCAGAACAGGTAGAATGATTTGGGTATTCGGTGATTCTACATCCTCGAATCAGGGCGCAATTAATGGTATTCGCGTTGACAAGGATTATAATGGTGATGGAATAAAAGATGTTCTTGCATCAGCAAGCGGAACGGGCGAGCCTGCAACACCCGGAAGGCGCTCAGTTTACTGCCTGAACGGCATTAATGGTAATGTGATATTTCAGAATTCACAGACCGATTGGGAATTTCTTATGGACGTAGCAAATAATCAAATCGGAGGTGCCGTTTCGGTTCATAATAATTATGGTCCTTATGCAGTAAGAGGTTTCAATAATACTGGAACTAATCTCTGGACATACTCAAGTGCAGATGTTGTATGGCAATTAAGCGATGTAAATAGTATTAATGCCGATACGATAAGGGATTTTCTTGGATTTGAAGGATTCAACGGAAAAATCCTTTCTTTAAATGGTTCAACAGGACAGGAAATATGGTCAAGGAATCTCGGAAATAGTGTAAACGGAAACATGAAAATTATGCAGGATTATAATTTTGGAAATAACATTTATCGTGTAATGGTTTCGGGAGCTAAAACATTGCACCTGATTGATCCGGTTACATCTACTTCTCAATGGTCAAATCCGCTTGATAATTCTTATGTCTTCGGAGTTTGTCAGTTGAATTATGGTCAATTTTATACACCCAATGTCGTTGCTGCAACTTTTGCTAACCACGTGTACGTCTGCAATTTCCAAACAGGGAGCATTTTATTCGAATATTCATTCGGTTCTGGCGGACCCGCTACAGCTGCAGAAAAAGTCTCATCACTTAAGAGTTTACGCGGTATAAATTCATTCGGATGTTCTGATGAGTTTGTTGCAGGTAGTCGCGACGGTAGAATTATTTGTTTTTCAGGAGGAAGTTTCCTGACTCCGGGTGTTCAGACAATAAGTAATAATGTTCCTGATAAATATAAACTCGAACAGAATTATCCTAATCCTTTTAACCCCTCTACTGCCATACGTTTTCAGCTGCCGGTAGCAGGTAATGTTAAATTAATAATTTATGATTTGCAGGGAAGGGAAATAGAAACCTTGGTTAATGAAAGGCTCGAGGCAGGAGAGTATCAAACCGAATGGAATGTGAAAAATTATTCCAACGGAGTCTATTTCTATATTTTGTCCGCAGGTAATTACAGAGAAACAAAGAAAATGATAGTGCTGAAATAA